In Oncorhynchus kisutch isolate 150728-3 linkage group LG11, Okis_V2, whole genome shotgun sequence, the genomic stretch CCGGAGCAGGGAGAGGCACTGAGGGGGACCCCACCAACACCCATCCCAAAGCCTTCCGCCCCTCCCTGGTTGAAGGTGCCCCTGTTCCGAGGAGCCACCCAGCGGTTCTGGGGTGGGAGCTGGGAGTGTTGGTGTTGATGCATGGGTTGAGGGGGGCCGGGCTGGGAGGAAAAGttctggtgggggtgggggtgttggtgagGGTGTGGGGGGCCTGGGGGAATCTGCTGGGGGTGTTGGGGGGACTGCAGCGACTGCAGCTGAAAGGGTTGGTGGTGCTGCTGGTGTTGGTGCTGGTGTTGGGGCTGATGTTGGGGCTGATGTTGGTGGGGCAGAGGGCTCTGCAGCAGGGGCTGGCCCATCAGGGTCTGCTGCACCATGGTCTGAGGGGGCATCATGGTCTGAGCTAAGGGGGGCTTGTTGAGGGAGCCCTTATCGTCCCAGGTGCCAATGTTCATGTTGTGCTTGATGGGCGGCGGGGGAATGGTAGGGCCCCCCATCCCCATGTTGGCTTTGGGCTTGACCTTGGGCTGGGGCTTGGCCGGCTTCCTGGCGATGGCCGCCCAGGACGTGGGTTTGGGGGCTGAGGAACTAACCAACGGTGGCATGCTATTGGCCGCCATGCTACTCATGCCCCCGAGGGGCGAGCCGACAGTCTTGGTGACGGCGGCGCCCATGTCCGTTCCCAGTTTTAACCCAGTCATGCCCTGCTCGATGCTGCTCAGCACCGGGACCTTACTGAGCTGGGCGTCACTGCTGAAGCCCGCCTGTCCGTCAGTTATAGCCCTCCCCAGGGAACTAGGGGTGTAACCATAACTATTACTATAGGCATTGCTCTGTGTGGACTGGCCCTGAGAGACACTGGTGCCCCAGGTGGAATAGTCTGCGTTTCCAGGGAAGAAGTTGAAGCCATGCTGGCTGAGGAAGGGAGGGGTATTGCCCAGGGCGCCCGGCTGGCTGAACACCCCGTCAGGGATAAAGTGGTGCTCGCCATTGCTCATCTGTCCATAGGTGGTCAAGTAGGGCATGGGGGGGTCCCCCGCAGTGGACCAGGGCGCCTCTCCCAGGGAGTAAGGGAAGCCTATGGAGGGAGCATAGTAGCTGGGCATGTACGGGTCGGACATTGGTGGGTAGCTGTTATTCTGCAGAAGGGAATAACAGGGGTCAGTTAGTGGATGACCTTAATGATAGAAGCTAAGACAAATCTTGCCCATCTCTCTTCAAAACCGTAACTAAGAAATAAATCAGCGTTCTTCTTAAGGAGCAAGATTGGCTTTCAGTGGAAATTATAGATACCAGCTCTATCAAATGTTTCCCATAGCAACAAGTGAAGACAGCAACAGTTTTATAATAATCTGTCCGATGTGAACTCTGACAATTATTACAACAACAAGAATTTATTTTATAAGTAAATTGGCGTGGGTGATAGTGGGTTTGTTCTTGGCTACATTTCACTAGAATCCTATAAGACAAAGTAAGCTTGTCCACCCAGGCACAAGATGATGAACACCACCCAGTTTTCTTTTTAGTACAAAAAGAAAATCAACAATAATTCCACTATCAAAAGGTCATTTTTAATActtttccatttaaaaatgagtCAGTCATCTGTCAATAGCTCCTCCTTCACATATACTACTATACAGTGACTTTAGATTAACACTCTATACACCTTCATATATCACTATAAGACACTATTCTGAGGGTTCATGCCGGTTCAAAAGGAGCAAATAACACATATCCCCTCTATGCTGTGGAACGTCAAGTTGCATGGCTGACAGGGTTGGACACAATGGGTACACTCACTCACCTGATTTGTCTGG encodes the following:
- the LOC109899242 gene encoding YTH domain-containing family protein 3-like, producing MSATTVDQRPKGQGNKVQNGSMHQKDGVNDEDYEPYLSSQTNQNNSYPPMSDPYMPSYYAPSIGFPYSLGEAPWSTAGDPPMPYLTTYGQMSNGEHHFIPDGVFSQPGALGNTPPFLSQHGFNFFPGNADYSTWGTSVSQGQSTQSNAYSNSYGYTPSSLGRAITDGQAGFSSDAQLSKVPVLSSIEQGMTGLKLGTDMGAAVTKTVGSPLGGMSSMAANSMPPLVSSSAPKPTSWAAIARKPAKPQPKVKPKANMGMGGPTIPPPPIKHNMNIGTWDDKGSLNKPPLAQTMMPPQTMVQQTLMGQPLLQSPLPHQHQPQHQPQHQHQHQQHHQPFQLQSLQSPQHPQQIPPGPPHPHQHPHPHQNFSSQPGPPQPMHQHQHSQLPPQNRWVAPRNRGTFNQGGAEGFGMGVGGVPLSASPCSGEVHPVLEKLRALNNYNPKDFDWNLKNGRVFIIKSYSEDDIHRSIKYSIWCSTEHGNKRLDGAYRSLGTKGPLYLLFSVNGSGHFCGVAEMRSPVDYNSYAGVWSQDKWKGKFEVKWAFVKDVPNNQLRHIRLENNDNKPVTNSRDTQEVPLEKAKQVLKIIATFKHTTSIFDDFAHYENRQEEEEALRRERNRNQQ